A stretch of Natator depressus isolate rNatDep1 chromosome 2, rNatDep2.hap1, whole genome shotgun sequence DNA encodes these proteins:
- the LRRC14B gene encoding leucine-rich repeat-containing protein 14B, translated as MKSLRFISAEALVSNVQLARKSLSSVAHNLFPLLFKASYLLEQGEVIHDLVENWPLADFNIGKLLGTTVDYQEDISSRACCVCLESCLVGLRDYVLNCSSPYSKRLKVVDLTGIKDVEVQLCKCKKTLGRWARTELLSKLSFELLVEMQRLQFNPCIFDIAIDVLIDLFVTERNYELVVQALLMRCHCPLKIRCVAFRADSLTLRKLFYIIKLTDPSSLRKLEVVHNIRLEMEHLEVLFNNIHFPLLTSLTLPARAFNVQRFTAEDEPILMTIGEKMSQMTQLTELSLAFSTLTGKIRKLLSPLKTPLKLLDVSNCALNHADMAYLANSLHSNHLEVLDLSGHNVADLYPSTFFKLLSHCSYTLKMLILEECNIQDIHVNMLILGLIPCRKLQEFKFLGNPLSSRALKCLFNVFSDLPMLKYIEFPVPRDCYPNNVTYPIDDAYLSKFDHQKYESVSEELNNILLHANREDIKASTPLFGGYDAAIQETGNELGSYLLKSFKDTLENFNKALQEMN; from the exons ATGAAGTCGCTGCGGTTCATTAGTGCTGAGGCTTTGGTATCGAATGTGCAGCTTGCCAGGAAAAGTCTCAGCAGTGTTGCACATAacctttttcctcttctttttaaaGCCAGTTATTTACTGGAGCAGGGGGAAGTGATTCATGACCTGGTGGAAAACTGGCCCCTGGCAGACTTTAATATAGGAAAACTGTTAGGGACAACAGTGGATTACCAGGAAGACATCAGCAGCAGAGCATGCTGTGTTTGTTTGGAAAGTTGTCTAGTTGGGCTGAGAGATTACGTGTTGAATTGCTCTTCTCCATACTCAAAGAGACTGAAAGTGGTGGACCTGACAGGCATAAAAGATGTTGAAGTTCAGCTCTGCAAGTGTAAGAAGACTCTGGGAAGGTGGGCCAGGACAGAGCTACTATCAAAGCTCTCTTTTGAGCTGCTTGTTGAAATGCAAAGGCTGCAGTTCAATCCATGTATCTTTGATATCGCTATTGATGTTCTCATTGACCTGTTTGTTACAGAGCGGAACTATGAACTTGTGGTCCAAGCCTTACTGATGAGATGCCACTGTCCACTAAAGATTCGTTGTGTGGCATTCAGAGCTGACAGTCTCACTTTACGAAAGCTTTTCTACATCATAAAGCTCACAGATCCCTCTTCACTGCGCAAACTTGAAGTGGTTCACAATATTCGTTTGGAAATGGAGCACTTGGAAGTGCTGTTTAATAACATCCACTTTCCTCTACTGACATCGCTTACCCTGCCGGCCAGAgcattcaatgtgcagcggttTACAGCTGAGGATGAACCAATCCTTATGACTATTGGAGAAAAGATGAGCCAAATGACGCAGCTGACTGAGCTGAGCCTGGCATTTTCTACCCTCACAGGAAAAATACGGAAACTGCTCAG CCCACTGAAAACCCCTCTGAAGCTACTGGATGTTTCTAACTGCGCCTTGAACCATGCTGACATGGCTTATTTAGCCAATAGCCTCCATTCTAACCACCTGGAAGTACTGGACCTCAGTGGGCACAATGTGGCTGACCTTtacccctcaaccttctttaaACTTCTCAGCCACTGCTCTTATACTCTGAAGATGCTCATCCTTGAGGAATGTAACATTCAAGACATTCATGTAAATATGTTGATTTTGGGTTTGATCCCTTGCCGGAAGCTACAAGAATTCAAGTTCCTTGGAAATCCCCTGTCATCCCGAGCACTTAAAtgcctctttaatgtttttagtgACTTGCCGATGCTGAAATACATTGAGTTCCCAGTTCCTAGGGACTGCTATCCTAACAATGTCACCTACCCAATTGATGATGCTTATCTTTCAAAATTTGATCACCAAAAATATGAGAGTGTATCAGAGGAACTTAATAATATTTTACTTCATGCAAACCGGGAGGACATAAAGGCTTCAACACCACTCTTCGGAGGCTATGACGCAGCCATTCAAGAGACTGGCAATGAACTGGGATCTTACTTACTGAAATCTTTCAAAGATACTTTAGAAAACTTTAACAAAGCTCTTCAAGAAATGAATTAA